In Humulus lupulus chromosome 7, drHumLupu1.1, whole genome shotgun sequence, the following are encoded in one genomic region:
- the LOC133792005 gene encoding asparagine synthetase [glutamine-hydrolyzing]-like, producing MCGILAVLFCNDSSQAKRLRVLELSRRLTHRGPDWSGLHQHGDCYLAHQRLSIVDPSSGHQPLYNEDKSIIVTSNGEIYNHKELRKRLPNHKFRTGSDCEVISHLYEEYGEEFVDMLDGIFSFVLLDTRDNSFIAARDAIGVTSLYIGWGQDGSIWIASELKALQDECDHFEHFPPGHLYSSKQGGMRRWYNPQWYSKTIPSNPYDPIALRKSFENAVIKRLMTDVPFGVLLSGGLDSSLVATITARHLASTSADKKLGSELHTFCVGLEGAPDFKYAREVAEYLGTIHHEFHFTLQDGIDAIEDVIYHTESYDVTTVRGSTPMFLMTRKIKSLGVKMVLSGEGSDEIFGGYLYFHQAPNKKELHRETCRKIKRLHLYDCLRANKATAAWGLELRVPFLDKEFINLAMAIDPEEKLIKPDQKRIEKWILRKAFDDEENPYLPKSILYRQKEQMSDGVGYSWNDTLKAHGAKQVTDQMMANAAKVFPENTPITKEGYYYRTIFEKLFPKSAARMSVPWEITVCCCTPKALAWNPEWKNNLDPSGRSVGAHQSTNNVSTTTDNSDGVDQPGEIVFNNVPKTKVTNSNGNGNGNGNGIGIGYTNGNGIGQVKLQV from the exons ATGTGTGGAATACTAGCCGTTCTTTTTTGCAACGATAGCTCTCAGGCCAAAAGGCTCCGCGTTCTCGAGCTTTCCCGCAG ATTGACGCACCGTGGCCCTGACTGGAGCGGTCTTCACCAGCATGGTGACTGCTACTTGGCTCATCAAAGGCTGTCCATTGTTGACCCTTCCTCTGGTCACCAACCTCTCTACAACGAGGACAAGTCCATCATTGTTACG TCCAATGGAGAGATCTATAACCATAAAGAGCTGAGGAAGCGTCTCCCCAACCACAAGTTCCGGACTGGCAGTGACTGTGAAGTTATTTCACATTTG tATGAGGAGTATGGGGAAGAGTTTGTGGACATGCTTGACGGGATTTTCTCTTTTGTGTTGCTGGATACCCGAGATAATAGCTTCATTGCTGCTCGTGATGCTATTGGAGTTACTTCCCTCTATATTGGATGGGGTCAAGATG GATCCATTTGGATAGCATCTGAGCTGAAGGCCTTACAAGATGAATGCGATCATTTTGAGCATTTTCCACCGGGTCACTTGTACTCGAGCAAACAAGGTGGAATGAGACGTTGGTACAACCCACAATGGTATTCTAAGACCATTCCATCAAACCCATACGATCCAATTGCTTTGAGAAAGAGTTTTGAGAAT GCTGTTATCAAAAGATTGATGACTGATGTGCCTTTCGGTGTTCTACTCTCCGGTGGCTTGGATTCGTCGTTAGTCGCCACCATCACTGCTAGACACTTAGCCAGCACCAGTGCTGACAAAAAATTGGGATCAGAGCTCCATACCTTCTGTGTTGGTCTAGAG GGTGCACCAGATTTCAAGTATGCAAGAGAAGTTGCAGAATATTTGGGTACAATTCACCATGAGTTCCACTTCACTCTTCAG GATGGAATAGATGCAATTGAAGATGTGATTTACCACACCGAATCTTATGACGTTACCACAGTGAGGGGCAGTACCCCAATGTTTCTAATGACTCGTAAGATCAAGTCCTTGGGTGTCAAGATGGTGCTCTCCGGGGAGGGCTCCGACGAAATCTTTGGCGGATACTTGTACTTCCACCAGGCACCAAACAAGAAAGAGCTCCACCGTGAGACCTGTAGAAAG ATTAAGAGATTACATCTGTACGATTGTTTGAGGGCAAACAAGGCAACCGCAGCCTGGGGTTTGGAGCTTCGTGTACCATTCTTAGACAAAGAATTTATTAACCTTGCTATGGCTATTGATCCCGAGGAGAAGctg ATAAAACCGGACCAAAAAAGAATCGAAAAATGGATTCTTAGAAAGGCCTTTGATGATGAGGAGAATCCCTATCTGCCAAAG AGCATTCTATACAGACAGAAAGAGCAGATGAGCGATGGAGTTGGGTATAGCTGGAATGACACCCTCAAAGCTCATGGTGCTAAACAGGTCACTGACCAAATGATGGCCAATGCTGCAAAAGTATTCCCAGAAAACACTCCCATCACAAAAGAAGGCTACTACTACCGAACCATTTTCGAGAAGTTATTCCCAaag AGTGCGGCCAGGATGAGTGTGCCATGGGAAATCACTGTGTGTTGTTGTACACCAAAAGCTTTGGCGTGGAACCCTGAGTGGAAGAACAATCTTGACCCATCGGGCAGGTCTGTGGGTGCGCATCAATCTACTAACAATGTTTCGACTACTACTGATAATAGTGATGGGGTTGATCAACCTGGAGAGATCGTCTTTAATAACGTACCAAAGACTAAAGTCACCAACagcaacggcaacggcaacggcaacggcaacggtATTGGTATTGGTTACACTAATGGCAATGGAATTGGTCAAGTTAAACTCCAAGTCTAG